Genomic segment of Malus domestica chromosome 15, GDT2T_hap1:
CAGTGGTGGTGGGATTACCAAAGAGTACACTGCAGAGGACATCAAACATTCCAATCCCTCCATTGTAAGTTCCCCTTCATATTCACGTGTGTTTTGTAGCTTTTCCACTCGTACTGAGTTCCATCTAGTTTGGAAGAGCAATGCCAAAAACCGAGTTCCGCGAGGTTCGAAAAAGCGAAAAAATGACATGAATTGTATGTgcagagtatcatgcagttctaCCTTTCCAACCAAACATCCTCAAACATAGTATGATTCCAGATCTACATGTTTCTGGGGAAATAAATTTAAATGCTGGATTTGTCAGTCAAGTGAAAAATAGGCAAACTGTTGTGTTGTATTTGTCCCGTGCTGAAAACTTGAAAGGTAGTTGGGGACCGACCTTTGGAAAAATATATCACCCCATTTATCATCCAGCGAATGTAAGGATACCATCGTCCTTCCTCTTTCCTACAATAGATGCTATTGAGTTGACCTAATTGTATAAAACATACATCCCTATGCTCCCTGTTTTTCCACTAGTTCATCTATGGCTCCCCGGACTCCGAGACTAGTCGTGCCAGTAGACCTGAGCAGAAAACCGTGGCAGCAAAAGCTACCCCTTCACAACCGTTGGCACCCTGACCTACCCCCGGTGGCGGAGGTTAAAACCGGTGAGGTCTTTAGAATTGAGATGGTAGACTGGACTGGAGGTACTATTAAAGATGATGACTCTGCACTAGATATAAAGTCCATAGACCTCTCAACAGTAAGTATGGATTTTATCCTATGTTAAAAAATGGTACATATAGGATCGAGTTAAGATCCTGAGTCTACAAATTATTGAGATCATCAGTCACTACTCGTTTATAATGTAATCAGTAGTATGGAGAACAAGAACATCTAGAATGGTAAATTAATGTAAGAGTAATATGTTTCAAACTTGTGCAGGTTCATTACCTCAGTGGACCGATTAGAATTTCGGATTCCGATGGAATTCCAGCACAGCCAGGCGATCTTCTGGTGGTTGAGATATGCAACTTGGGTCCTCTCCCAGGAGATGAATGGGGTTTCACTGCGACATTTGACAGAGAAAATGGAGGGGGTTTTCTGACTGACCATTTTCCTTCTGCAACCAAAGCTATCTGGTATTTCGAAGGGATATATGCCTACTCGCCTCACATACCAGGTGAAATCTCAACCTATTTCCTTTTCTCGTGCCAGTAACGTTGTTAAAAGATTCAGTAGGGTACTCCTGTCACTAACATGGTATTGTATATGCACGTCAGGAGTGAGATTCCCAGGGTTAACCCACCCCGGAATAGTTGGAACAGCACCATCAATGGAACTCCTGAAAATATGGAATGAAAGGGAGAGGGAACTTGAAGAAAATGGACTCAAGACTATGAAATTATGTGAGGTTTTGCATCAACGACCCTTGGCTAACCTACCATCAACAAAAGGTTGCGTCCTTGGAGGGGTATGCGACATTGAAAACTACTAAATTTAGGCTATCAAAATAACAATGAACCTGCAGCACAACTCAATTTTTATAATTGCTTTGCTGCATACTACAAGAATTGTAAAACTCTGCAGCCTACTGCACAGAGACAATATCACAATAACCATGCTGTCTTGTTATACTAACACGTCCTGGTTATACATAGATCAAAGAGGGCACTCCTGAATGGGAAAAGATCGCCATGGAGGCTGCAAGAACCATTCCAGGAAGAGAAAATGGAGGCAATTGTGACATAAAAAATCTTAGTCGTGGTTCAAAGGTATACCTTCCAGTATTCGTTGAAGGAGCAAATCTTAGTACTGGTGACATGCACTTTTCCCAGGGTGATGGAGAAATTTCATTCTGCGGGGCAATTGAGATGAGTGGATTCCTGGAGCTCAAGTAAATATTCCACATCTCATCTCTTAAACTTTTACTACAGCCAAACTAGAGGCTTCATGAGAAAGGGCAGGAACTTGTTATAATAGCTAAACGATCCTACTTATACATTCAAATTTGGCATAAAACAAAATGTGACACATTCAGATaagtatacacacacatatatgtaatACAGTTCAGTTTACCCTATATGATCCTATTATTAGGTGCGAAATTATAAGGGGAGGAATGAAAGAATACCTTACACCAATGGGGCCCACACCTCTTCACGTAAACCCAATCTTTGAGATAGGCCCGGTCGAGCCAAGATTCTCAGAGTGGTTGGTATTTGAGGGCATCAGTGTTGATGAGAGGGGGAAGCAGCATTACCTAGATGCAACTGTGGCGTACAAGCGTGCAGTACTCAATGCTATTGACTACCTCTCTAAATTTGGATACTCCAAAGAACAGGTTTCGACTTCTCTCCTTATCACATAGCCAATTCCCAACAACTCACAATCACAAGCACACACAGAGACAACGAAAGATTCATATTACTGCAGTCTTCCTTACTGATCTAGCATCTGTCACGTATCAGAGCTACCTTCTGTTGTCATGCTGCCCGTGTGAGGGAAGAATTTCCGGTATAGTTGACTCTCCCAATGCTGTTGCAACCCTAGCAATCCCAACAGCTATCTTTGACCAGGTAATTATTTCTGGCCAAGCCTCCTAAAGATTTATATTACCCTATACTAATACTACCACTTTCCATCTACAAAATGTTTCCAGTTATAACATGTTGCTATTTTACACTACCTACTCAAATGACTGAAGTTACAATAGCTACATATCTAGAtgcacctacaagagtgggtcgtcaaaaacacaaatagattttcttctaatgaggaaaggggatcgtataacttgtaaggattgcaaagttataccaggagagagcatggctaatcaacatcgcttgttggtgatggatgtacatatcaaaagagtgagaaaaaagaacaagacttggaagtgcccaaggactagatggtggaatctaaaagaagaaaaacaagccattttcaaagagaaagtaatcacccagtgtgtgtgggatagagagggggaagctaaccaaatgtgggattccatggctagttgtatccgaaaagtagcaaaagaggtattaggagagtccaagggctttgccccacaccaaaaggaatcttggtggtggaatgaggaggtacaaacaaaggtgaaggctaagaaggaatgttgtaaagccttatacaaggataagaccgatgaaaatggtgaaaggtatagaaaagcgaagcaagaggcgaagaaagctgtgagagaagctaagttagcggcttatgacgatatgtataagcgactagataccaaagaatgagagttggatatctataaactagctagagcaagggaaaagaagacaagggacctaaatcaagtgaggtgcatcaaggatgaggatggaaaggttcttgctacagagaacgcggttaaagacagatggaaaggttattttcataatcttttcaatgaaggacatgaaaggagtgcttctttaggggagttgagtaactcagaagagtgtaaaaactactctttttatcgtagaatccggaaggaagaagtggttgtagctttgaagaagatgaagcatagaaaagcagtaggcctagacgatataccaatcgaagtgtggaaagttttgggagagacaggtataacatggctcattgaccttttcaataggattttgaaaacgaagaagatgccaaatgagtggcgaacgagcactttggtgcctatctacaagaataagggcgatgtacaaaattgcatgaactataggggtattaagctaatgagtcatacaatgaagctctgggagagagtcattgagcatagattgaggcaagagacacgggtttcggacaaccaattcgagtttatgccagggcgctcaaccatggaggcaatctatctcttacgaagattgatggaaagatatagagatgggaaaaaggatttacacatggtctttatagatttggaaaaagcgtatgatagggtcccaagagacattctttggaagATTTTAGAGAataaaggagtacgagtagcatatatccaagctatacaggatatgtatgaaggagcaaagactgccgtaagaactcatgaaggacaaaccgaaagctttcccataactgtaggattacatcaaggctcatccttaagtccttacctttttgcgttggtaatggatgagttaacaggacatattcaagatgatattccttggtgtatgcttttcgcagacgatatagtgttgatagatgaaactcaggaaggggtaaatgcaaagcttaacctttggagagaagtgttggaatctaaaggtcttcgcctaagccgatcaaagacagaatatatggagtgcaagttcagtgcaaatggaggccaaaacgagttaggggtgaggatcggagatcaagaaataccaaagagcgaccgttttcgttacctaggatctatcttgcaaaagaacggagaattagatggagatctcaaccataaaatacaagctggatggatgaagtggaagagtgcatccggcgtgttgtgtgaccgccgtatgccactgaagctcaagggaaaattttataggacggcaataaggccggcgatgctgtatggcacagaatgttgggcggtgaagcatcaacacgtacacaaaatgggtgtagcggagatgaggatgcttcgttggatgtgtgggcacacgagaaaggataagattaggaatgaggatatccggggtaaagtaggagtagccgaaattgaaggaaagatgagagaaaatcggttacggtggtttggacatgtgcaaagaaggcctactgacgctccgattagaagatgcgactatgggacagaggttcagggccgaaggggtagaggaagacctaggaaaactttggaagagaccctaagaaaagacttagagtacttggatctaacggagaacatgacacaggacagaacacaatggcgttctaagattcatatagccgatcccactcagtgacttggattttccaagtctccaaccgagaagttttcctcactcgggaaattaagggaacactacctcaacctacatgctccactcacaaagcttcaacatacaagcttcaacaaaagaaaattcaaagaacttagcgaagaaagctttggtgtatttaacacaatacgttgaaatgaagaaaagcttatttattgatatccccgataaattacaaatatgtacatatacttgagtcaaaataaacaaacaagagggagccttcacaaaggttgcttaggagaagtctcagcagtcggtagagccccagaaagagaaggtaccagagggggatcattcagagcctcagtactggatagaaccctagaaggaggaggcatcagaggttgatcatttggagcttcattacgcggtacagcccgagaagacgaaggcaataaatgcctttggaacaaacccacaaatctctgatgatcaagtaaaacctgaccatcagattccttcatctggtcaagcttcctcttcatgtttgtagcatagtcatgtgcgagccggtgcaactgtttattctcatgcttgagccctctaatctcctgtttgagactcatcacttcagccgccaatgattcaacttggcgggttcgagcaaataggcgttgggccatattagacacagaatctgcacactgaacactgagagccagagaatccttaacagccaactcatcagaccgtttagaaagtagtctgttatctttgggagtgagaaggttcctggccactaccgcagcggtcatatcattcttcatcacggaatccccaacggtaagaggaccagtaggggagacgaaggatgggcgccatatgttgtctggagaaggcggggctgcctcttcaacaaggttcaagtcaaaacgacggtcggaggggccagacattttcaaaggtgttgaagagagaagaggtcggacaaatcaagatcttagaagtgcaagaatggagcttctactggtggatattcaagtgtgctttggaacttaatgtcagcccctataaaaatctgcactcgacgaagcttcagaaatcgaagaggcgcctgctcagaaattgaagaggcgtttgctttctcaaaagctgggctgctcagagaccacgagggtcgatctcagaaatcgaagaggcgtttgctttctcaaaagctaggctgctcaaagaccacgaaggccgatctcagaaatcgaagaggcttgctttctcaaaagctgggctgctcagagaccacgagggccgatctcagaaatcgaagaggcacctacttttctagccttgtcagcacctgtcacacgcacactcaactttgcggaaattatgggcattctatcgaagatttctggggaagtagaaagcacatgaatcgtactgttcaatcacccacttcccacacgcaacagtagctcatgggtaccacagataactttgccaaagttctctgacaaagttgagacacgtgaagcttgcagctcccactacatcgctctgaccaagaagggtaaaagaatagcaaagaaacaacactaaccaagtttagacacataaattttgaaggtctagctaccatattattacccacaagggtaaagggacagtaccactgctggataattggaaagtcccggtgtgtcaacctctgtgcttcgtggcaaggtagactagcaaacatgcccaacctttactcacattcgagaaaacactcccaacaagattgcttgctccaaaatcgaagaggcaccgcgctccgaatctcgagagccagactctcaacatgattactttctcaaaaatcgaagagagggtaagggtgcgtttggtacgtgggacgggacggaacgggacaaggcgttccgtcccgcgtttggtgcgccaaaaatgggtggaacgggctgttccacgggacagattttgagtgtttttgcgttccacctcccccctggaacgggtttgttccacgtttgTGGAacgcaatgttttaccattttaagacaaatataccccatgtctttttcaaaaattacaccttcgttccgtcccgtcccgtcccgttccgtcccgtcccgtcccgttccgttccgttccgttccgtctgcgtaccaaacgcaccctaaaggaacagtaccactgctggataattggaaagtccctgtgtgtcaacctctgtgcttcgtggcaaggtagactagcaaacatgcccaacctttactcacattcgagaaaacactcccaacaagattgcttgctccaaaatcgaagaggcaccgccctctgaatctcgagagccagactctcaacatgattactttctcaaaaatcgaagggagggtaaaggaacagtaccactgctggataattggaaagtccctgtgtgtcaacctctgtgcttcgtggtaaGGTAGACcagcaagattgctttctcaaaaattgaagaggcatcgttctccgaatctcgagagccagatccccgacaggattgcttgttcgaaaaccgaagaggcaccactttcccaacttcaagagctggatctccttggataaagcttgtctgtaatcttcacacgcaacatcagctttccagataccacagaccactttttcaaaatgctttgacagagttaaaacatgtgaagttggcaactcccactaccgtgctatgaccaagtagggtaaaggaatagcattattacttgatgttagggagactcctatatatgtcgacctccatccccaacggacaggcagacctgcaaaaaatgctcaacccttcatcttatctaagagggcactcccaacgaagcctttcgaaatattcagctttctttccccccgataatacctctgtaaacaagctatactagagcaagaatatctcatatcatcagggttaaaagcaagagtatcccatatcatgctttttccctgtcttttcctttggccttgttcttacctgcaagacaaggagaaagagagcaatcagtcagcacttggaatcaagcttccagccaggaactgactgcctggaaccccttacctgattacttacctggcattgctctcgagtactcatctttaacatcttatgcttccagggaagataccacatctgcctgaggaacagatagggcaagtgagaaggatacaaggaagcatgtggagacaagcgtaacagcacacgtgcagatacatccactactctgtcaaaagcaaaagtatcccatatcagcagggtcgaacgtactctagatttgatgaacttgttttgaccctcaaattcttcaatcggccttatactctggaggaaaccagaaaaccctccagcccagtttaagaataagcctgtggaaagttacttcttcaaaagcaaaaatatcctatatcatctcttctcatttttcttctctttatccttcatgctgcctgcaagatagggagaatgtgaacaatcagccggagctctgattgcttaccttgtctgtcacctctttcagtagatcccctagctcggcgacttgggggactcctactacatggtttgtatcgcgtttgaccaagcctgaaactacaagtaagcttcaagtgaaattgatacattaccttgtgcatctccaccagttacagataccacccatggatggaggaagagtacttccagagaagatgccacatctacctatgagacagataaggcaagtcaagacgataccacactccggtacttagaagtttcgtggttacgagatcattctcccacaatatttcctaatgtcatttgtactaaatcattcacttgtactcactaaaggagagcttgaacctatgtacttgtgtaaacccttcacaattaatgagaactcctctattccgtggacgtagccaatctgggtgaatcacgtacatcttgtgtttgctttcctatttctatccatttatatacttatccacactaatgaccggagcaatctagcgaagatcacaaaaagtgaccgttttcgctacctaggatctatcttgcaagagaacggagaattagatggagatctcaaccatagaatacaagctggatggatgaagtgtaagagtgcatccggcgtgttgtgtgaccgtcgtaggccactgaagctcaagggaaaattttataggacggcaataaggccagcgatgttgtatggcacagaatgttgggcggtgaagcatcaacacgtacacaaattgggtgtagcggagatgaggatgcttcgtgggatgtatgggcacacgagaaa
This window contains:
- the LOC103431619 gene encoding uncharacterized protein isoform X1; the protein is MAFYGPRLVVPIDVKKKPWEQKLPLHNRWHPDIPPVAEVAAGEVFRVEMVDFSGGGITKEYTAEDIKHSNPSIVHYLSGPIRISDSDGIPAQPGDLLVVEICNLGPLPGDEWGFTATFDRENGGGFLTDHFPSATKAIWYFEGIYAYSPHIPGVRFPGLTHPGIVGTAPSMELLKIWNERERELEENGLKTMKLCEVLHQRPLANLPSTKGCVLGGIKEGTPEWEKIAMEAARTIPGRENGGNCDIKNLSRGSKVYLPVFVEGANLSTGDMHFSQGDGEISFCGAIEMSGFLELKCEIIRGGMKEYLTPMGPTPLHVNPIFEIGPVEPRFSEWLVFEGISVDERGKQHYLDATVAYKRAVLNAIDYLSKFGYSKEQSYLLLSCCPCEGRISGIVDSPNAVATLAIPTAIFDQDIRPKANKVPVGPRIVRKPDVLKCSYDGNLPTTRNPSSAT
- the LOC103431619 gene encoding uncharacterized protein isoform X2, producing the protein MAPRTPRLVVPVDLSRKPWQQKLPLHNRWHPDLPPVAEVKTGEVFRIEMVDWTGGTIKDDDSALDIKSIDLSTVHYLSGPIRISDSDGIPAQPGDLLVVEICNLGPLPGDEWGFTATFDRENGGGFLTDHFPSATKAIWYFEGIYAYSPHIPGVRFPGLTHPGIVGTAPSMELLKIWNERERELEENGLKTMKLCEVLHQRPLANLPSTKGCVLGGIKEGTPEWEKIAMEAARTIPGRENGGNCDIKNLSRGSKVYLPVFVEGANLSTGDMHFSQGDGEISFCGAIEMSGFLELKCEIIRGGMKEYLTPMGPTPLHVNPIFEIGPVEPRFSEWLVFEGISVDERGKQHYLDATVAYKRAVLNAIDYLSKFGYSKEQSYLLLSCCPCEGRISGIVDSPNAVATLAIPTAIFDQDIRPKANKVPVGPRIVRKPDVLKCSYDGNLPTTRNPSSAT